The proteins below are encoded in one region of Paenacidovorax monticola:
- a CDS encoding CoA-binding protein: protein MSRTPDTISTLRDILTRCRTIAVVGLSPQWHRPSHFAAKYMQAHGYRVVPVNPLVAREGGHILGEVAYASVTEAAAALAAQGARIDMVDCFRRSEDIPPLADEAIAVGARCLWLQLGVFNDAAVHRAEAAGLQTVSNRCVKIEHARLFGGLGWMGVNTRVISAKRLRQLPY from the coding sequence ATGAGCCGCACCCCCGACACCATCAGCACCCTGCGCGACATCCTCACGCGCTGCCGCACCATCGCCGTGGTGGGCCTGTCGCCGCAATGGCACCGTCCCAGCCACTTCGCCGCCAAGTACATGCAGGCGCATGGCTACCGCGTCGTGCCCGTGAACCCGCTGGTCGCGCGCGAAGGCGGGCACATCCTCGGCGAAGTGGCCTACGCGAGCGTGACCGAAGCCGCCGCCGCGCTGGCCGCGCAGGGCGCGCGCATCGACATGGTGGACTGCTTTCGCAGGAGCGAGGACATCCCGCCGCTGGCCGATGAAGCCATCGCCGTCGGCGCACGCTGCCTGTGGCTGCAGCTGGGCGTTTTCAACGACGCCGCCGTGCACCGCGCCGAGGCGGCCGGCCTGCAGACGGTGAGCAACCGCTGCGTGAAGATCGAGCACGCGCGCCTCTTCGGCGGCCTGGGCTGGATGGGCGTGAACACGCGCGTGATCTCAGCCAAGCGGCTGCGCCAGCTCCCGTATTGA
- a CDS encoding O-acetylhomoserine aminocarboxypropyltransferase/cysteine synthase family protein — translation MRDKSSSGADRAFGFGTRAIHAGAQPDPVTGARATPIHQTTSFVFDDAEHASSLFNLQTFGNVYSRISNPTVAVFEERIASLEGGRAALACASGMAAQMAALLAILKTGDHIVAASTLYGGTVGQLGVGFARLGIETTFVDPADPENFARAMRPNTRAVYGETIGNPLVNVLDIARIADVAHAHGVPLVIDNTVASPYLCNPLALGADIVVHSATKYIGGHGTTMGGVVVEGGQFPWDNGRFPEMVEPSRAYHGVKFYETFGDFGYTMKARMEVNRTFGGVLSPLNAWQLLQGAETLHLRMREHCRNALAVAKFLQGHPQVAWVNYPGLPDSPYFELARKQFRAVDGAPGASGILTFGVKGGAAAGEQFIDACEFLSHLANIGDAKTLVIHPASTTHRQLTGEELDRAGVSADMVRLSVGIEEVDDILWDIDQALARAAA, via the coding sequence ATGCGAGACAAATCCTCTTCGGGCGCCGACCGCGCCTTCGGCTTCGGCACCCGCGCCATCCATGCGGGCGCCCAGCCCGACCCCGTGACCGGCGCGCGCGCCACGCCCATCCACCAGACCACGAGCTTCGTGTTCGACGATGCCGAGCACGCGAGCAGCCTGTTCAACCTGCAGACCTTCGGCAACGTCTACAGCCGCATCAGCAACCCCACGGTGGCGGTGTTCGAGGAGCGCATCGCCAGCCTGGAGGGCGGCCGCGCGGCCCTGGCCTGCGCCAGCGGCATGGCCGCGCAGATGGCGGCGCTGCTGGCCATCCTGAAGACGGGCGACCACATCGTGGCGGCCAGCACGCTCTACGGCGGCACGGTGGGACAGTTGGGCGTGGGCTTTGCGCGCCTGGGGATCGAAACCACGTTCGTGGACCCGGCCGACCCCGAGAACTTCGCGCGCGCCATGCGCCCGAACACGCGGGCCGTGTATGGCGAGACCATCGGCAATCCGCTGGTCAACGTGCTCGACATCGCGCGCATCGCCGACGTGGCCCACGCCCACGGCGTGCCGCTGGTGATCGACAACACCGTGGCCAGCCCCTATCTGTGCAACCCGCTGGCGCTGGGCGCCGACATCGTGGTGCACAGCGCCACCAAGTACATCGGCGGCCATGGCACGACCATGGGCGGCGTGGTGGTCGAGGGCGGCCAATTCCCGTGGGACAACGGCCGCTTCCCCGAGATGGTGGAGCCCAGCCGCGCCTACCACGGCGTGAAGTTCTACGAGACCTTCGGCGACTTCGGCTACACCATGAAGGCGCGCATGGAGGTCAACCGCACCTTCGGCGGCGTGCTCTCGCCCTTGAACGCCTGGCAGCTGCTGCAGGGCGCCGAAACGCTGCACCTGCGCATGCGCGAGCACTGCCGCAACGCGCTGGCGGTGGCGAAGTTCCTGCAAGGCCACCCACAGGTGGCGTGGGTCAACTACCCAGGCCTGCCCGATTCACCGTATTTCGAACTGGCGCGCAAGCAGTTCCGCGCGGTGGATGGCGCGCCGGGCGCCTCGGGCATTCTCACGTTCGGCGTGAAGGGCGGCGCGGCGGCCGGCGAGCAGTTCATCGACGCCTGCGAGTTCCTGAGCCACCTGGCCAACATCGGCGATGCGAAGACGCTGGTGATCCACCCCGCATCGACCACGCACCGCCAGCTCACGGGCGAGGAACTCGACCGCGCGGGCGTGAGCGCCGACATGGTGCGCCTGTCGGTGGGCATCGAAGAGGTGGACGACATCCTCTGGGACATCGACCAGGCGCTGGCCCGCGCTGCGGCCTAG
- a CDS encoding IclR family transcriptional regulator → MASLAPDLPHPDDEDAPRTPRGIQSVEVGGQLLKVLARTGRRMALKDLARAADMTAAKAHPYLVSFGKLGLIEQDAVSGHYGLGPLAMQLGLISLQQVDPVRLAIAELPALAQRIGYTVSASVWGDSGPTIIRVEEGPTAVYVAMRHGTTASVRHTATGKVFAAFGPRERAAAALATEGFAGALEEPAFSAELDAVRTHQVAQVTDQLLPGISALATPVFDGFGQLVLCLAVIGPSATLHTGPDSEAAWHLREAARGLSQRLGAPATPV, encoded by the coding sequence ATGGCCTCTCTTGCTCCCGATCTGCCCCACCCCGATGACGAAGACGCACCGCGCACGCCGCGCGGCATCCAGAGCGTGGAAGTGGGGGGGCAACTGCTCAAGGTGCTGGCCCGCACGGGGCGCCGCATGGCGCTCAAGGACCTGGCCCGTGCGGCCGACATGACGGCGGCCAAGGCGCACCCCTACCTCGTGAGCTTTGGCAAGCTGGGCCTCATCGAACAGGATGCCGTGAGCGGCCACTACGGCCTGGGCCCACTGGCCATGCAGCTGGGGCTCATCAGCCTGCAGCAGGTGGACCCGGTGCGCCTGGCCATCGCCGAGCTGCCCGCGCTGGCCCAGCGCATCGGCTACACCGTGTCGGCCTCGGTGTGGGGCGACAGCGGCCCCACCATCATCCGTGTGGAGGAGGGCCCCACGGCCGTGTACGTGGCCATGCGCCACGGCACCACGGCCTCGGTGCGGCACACGGCCACGGGCAAGGTGTTCGCGGCCTTCGGACCGCGCGAACGGGCCGCCGCCGCGCTGGCGACCGAAGGGTTTGCGGGGGCGCTGGAGGAGCCTGCGTTCTCCGCCGAACTGGACGCGGTGCGCACCCACCAGGTGGCGCAGGTGACGGACCAGCTGCTACCCGGCATCAGCGCGCTGGCCACGCCGGTGTTCGACGGCTTTGGGCAACTGGTGCTGTGCCTGGCGGTGATTGGTCCCAGCGCCACGCTGCACACGGGGCCGGACAGCGAGGCCGCCTGGCACCTGCGCGAGGCGGCGCGCGGCCTGTCGCAGCGGCTGGGGGCGCCTGCCACCCCGGTCTAG